Proteins found in one Erythrobacter sp. 3-20A1M genomic segment:
- a CDS encoding uroporphyrinogen-III synthase: MTRRIVAIRPEPGLTETLARAHRMGLRVTGLPLSQAEPVEWTAPAVAYDGLLVGSANVFRHGGAELDKLRDVPVLAVGERTADAARRAGWRVEAAGQGGLQALLDALSPQPRRLLRLAGEQRVELAAPDSVEIDTVTLYRVRHHRLTPAQAALFSRGSVVLLHSGEAAAHFARECDRSGIDRSALSVAALAPRIAEAAGPGWGTVEVAPAPNDAALLAIAGELCESP, from the coding sequence TTGACCCGCCGGATCGTCGCCATTCGGCCCGAACCGGGACTGACAGAAACGCTGGCGCGCGCGCATCGCATGGGGCTGCGGGTCACCGGACTGCCCCTGTCGCAAGCCGAACCGGTGGAGTGGACGGCCCCTGCGGTCGCCTATGACGGCTTGCTGGTGGGGAGTGCCAATGTCTTCCGCCACGGCGGCGCCGAACTCGACAAGCTACGCGATGTGCCGGTGCTGGCGGTCGGCGAACGAACTGCGGACGCCGCGCGCCGGGCCGGTTGGCGGGTGGAGGCAGCCGGCCAAGGCGGCCTGCAGGCGTTGCTCGACGCTTTGTCCCCGCAGCCGCGCCGACTGTTGCGCTTGGCGGGAGAGCAACGTGTCGAACTCGCCGCGCCGGATTCGGTAGAGATCGACACGGTCACGCTCTATCGCGTGCGGCATCACCGGCTCACGCCTGCGCAAGCCGCGCTGTTCAGCCGCGGTTCGGTCGTGCTGCTCCATTCGGGCGAGGCTGCGGCGCATTTTGCGCGCGAATGCGACCGGAGCGGGATTGACCGGAGTGCGCTGTCCGTCGCCGCGCTGGCACCGCGCATAGCCGAAGCGGCTGGACCGGGATGGGGCACGGTAGAGGTGGCGCCTGCGCCGAACGACGCTGCGCTATTGGCTATCGCGGGCGAACTGTGCGAGAGCCCCTGA
- a CDS encoding protein-disulfide reductase DsbD, translating into MRASSLPRIAVLFLAVLASLLAQPVQAQRAEPPHLRPQLLLVDSADGGRERTYALVFDPEPGWHGYWRNPGDAGLPMHLEWNWPSDWIGELQYPVPQQLVIGGLMNHVYEHEYAVLVPVEMPRGAQAGGREPLSVKARWLACTDRICVPESATLVARDARGSGARFARWQAAIPPLLDRAARFDAQGDALALAIPVPASFDLADPHVFIGEHGVVDYAAPQTFSRAGDTLVARLPRTEDGQTPEKITGILAYGDGQGFRFEAVPGSVPATGEALGASGTGSSLALLVLGAILGGLILNVMPCVFPILSLKALALAKAGGTESAARRDALAYTAGALVASLALGGLLLGLRGAGVQVGWAFQLQQPVVLIALFLLGCAITANFLGLFEIPGIAIRGGAPSSGTGGSFATGLLAAFVATPCTGPFMAAALGAALVLPPIAALALFAGLGLGLALPFLLLGFVPALRSRLPRPGPWMERFRRWMALPMGLTVCALGWLLWRVGGTGWALSVGAIAIVMVSLLVQLGRSQRRLDGQGLLPAIGACAAVAFALVALPAPPATANAGGDSLLAPQPFSAAALANARASGQPVFVWFTADWCLTCKVNEEVAIERDATADAFERAGVKTLRGDWTRPDPQITQFLAEQGVAGVPLYLWYDPGAGDPEQLPQVLTPDMLVSRAERSTPRGSARSGSDPSTRR; encoded by the coding sequence ATGCGCGCAAGTTCGTTGCCCCGCATCGCGGTGCTTTTCCTCGCTGTCCTCGCCTCTCTCCTGGCGCAACCCGTGCAGGCGCAGCGGGCCGAGCCGCCGCATCTGCGGCCCCAATTGCTGCTGGTCGACAGCGCCGATGGCGGGCGAGAGCGCACCTATGCGCTGGTGTTCGATCCAGAGCCCGGCTGGCACGGTTACTGGCGCAACCCGGGCGATGCCGGCCTGCCGATGCATCTGGAATGGAACTGGCCGAGCGACTGGATCGGCGAGCTGCAATATCCCGTCCCGCAACAGCTCGTGATCGGCGGGCTGATGAACCATGTGTACGAGCACGAGTATGCGGTGCTGGTGCCGGTGGAGATGCCGAGAGGGGCGCAGGCCGGGGGCCGTGAGCCGCTGTCGGTGAAAGCCCGCTGGCTCGCCTGCACCGACCGGATCTGCGTTCCCGAAAGCGCGACCTTGGTCGCGCGTGACGCGCGGGGAAGCGGGGCGCGTTTCGCTAGATGGCAGGCCGCGATTCCCCCGCTGCTCGATCGCGCCGCCCGCTTCGATGCGCAGGGCGACGCCCTCGCCCTCGCGATTCCGGTGCCCGCTAGTTTCGATCTCGCCGATCCGCATGTCTTCATCGGTGAGCACGGGGTCGTCGATTACGCCGCCCCGCAAACGTTCTCGCGCGCTGGCGACACACTGGTCGCGCGCTTGCCGCGAACGGAAGACGGACAAACGCCAGAAAAAATCACGGGCATCCTCGCCTATGGCGATGGGCAGGGCTTTCGTTTCGAAGCCGTGCCGGGGTCCGTCCCGGCAACCGGTGAAGCTCTTGGCGCAAGCGGAACAGGCTCGTCGCTCGCCCTCTTGGTGCTCGGCGCGATCCTGGGCGGGCTGATCCTGAACGTAATGCCGTGCGTGTTCCCGATCCTGAGCCTCAAGGCGCTGGCTCTCGCGAAGGCGGGCGGAACGGAGAGCGCGGCGCGGCGCGATGCGCTGGCCTACACCGCGGGCGCGCTGGTCGCTTCCCTCGCGCTCGGTGGCCTGCTGCTGGGCTTGCGCGGTGCCGGGGTACAGGTGGGCTGGGCGTTCCAGTTGCAGCAACCGGTTGTGCTGATCGCGCTGTTCCTGCTCGGCTGCGCGATAACCGCCAATTTCCTGGGCCTGTTCGAGATTCCCGGCATCGCGATTCGCGGCGGCGCTCCCAGCAGCGGCACGGGGGGTTCATTCGCCACCGGTCTGCTCGCGGCGTTCGTCGCGACGCCTTGCACGGGGCCGTTCATGGCGGCGGCGCTGGGCGCGGCGCTGGTCTTGCCGCCGATCGCCGCGCTCGCTCTGTTCGCGGGATTGGGACTGGGGCTCGCGCTTCCGTTCCTTCTTCTCGGTTTCGTGCCCGCACTGCGGTCGCGCCTGCCACGTCCCGGCCCGTGGATGGAGCGGTTTCGCCGCTGGATGGCGCTGCCGATGGGGCTAACCGTCTGCGCACTCGGCTGGCTGCTCTGGCGTGTTGGCGGCACCGGCTGGGCGCTGTCGGTCGGGGCAATCGCGATCGTGATGGTGAGCCTGCTGGTCCAGCTTGGGCGGAGCCAGCGCCGGCTGGACGGGCAGGGCCTGCTGCCTGCCATCGGGGCCTGTGCGGCGGTCGCCTTCGCGCTGGTCGCGCTTCCCGCGCCACCGGCCACGGCGAACGCGGGCGGGGACAGCCTGCTGGCACCGCAGCCCTTCAGCGCCGCAGCGCTGGCCAATGCACGCGCCAGCGGCCAGCCCGTCTTCGTCTGGTTCACCGCCGACTGGTGCCTGACCTGCAAGGTGAACGAGGAGGTCGCGATCGAGCGCGACGCAACCGCCGACGCCTTCGAGCGCGCAGGGGTAAAGACCTTGCGCGGCGACTGGACGCGTCCCGATCCGCAGATCACGCAATTCCTTGCCGAACAGGGCGTGGCGGGCGTGCCGCTCTATCTGTGGTACGATCCCGGCGCAGGCGATCCCGAGCAACTGCCCCAGGTCCTGACCCCGGATATGCTGGTCAGCCGGGCGGAGAGGTCGACGCCTCGGGGCTCTGCACGATCTGGGTCAGATCCGAGCACGCGTCGATAA
- the tsaD gene encoding tRNA (adenosine(37)-N6)-threonylcarbamoyltransferase complex transferase subunit TsaD, protein MGLVLGIESSCDETAAALVTTDRRIVAQRIASQEAEHAPYGGVVPEIAARAHAERLAPMIDAVLSEGGVELRDLDAIAATAGPGLIGGVMVGLVTGKALAMASDVPLLAINHLEGHALSPRLADPDLAFPYILLLVSGGHCQILRVEGVGRFRRHATTIDDALGEAFDKTAKILGLGYPGGPAVERLAREGDAQAVPLPRPLKGSAEPHFSFAGLKSAVLRAHESGQYSPADIAASFQQAAIDCALDRLTRALDTLDPAPALVVAGGVAANQAMRGALETLAADRRMRFVAPPLALCTDNAAMIAWAGCERLPLGTSDPLDFRARPRWPLDPEAKPVRGAGVKA, encoded by the coding sequence ATGGGCCTCGTTCTGGGCATAGAATCGAGCTGCGACGAAACGGCAGCGGCGTTGGTCACCACCGACAGACGCATCGTGGCGCAACGCATCGCCTCGCAGGAGGCGGAGCATGCGCCCTATGGCGGGGTCGTGCCCGAAATCGCCGCGCGCGCCCATGCGGAACGGCTCGCGCCGATGATCGATGCGGTTCTGAGCGAAGGCGGCGTGGAGTTGCGCGACCTCGATGCCATCGCCGCTACCGCCGGACCGGGGCTCATCGGCGGGGTCATGGTCGGCCTCGTCACCGGCAAGGCGCTGGCCATGGCGAGCGACGTGCCGCTGCTGGCGATCAACCATCTGGAGGGGCATGCGCTGAGCCCGCGCCTCGCCGATCCCGACCTCGCCTTCCCCTATATCCTGCTGCTTGTCTCAGGAGGGCACTGCCAAATCCTGCGCGTGGAGGGTGTGGGTCGCTTTCGCCGGCACGCGACCACCATCGACGATGCGCTGGGCGAAGCGTTCGACAAGACCGCGAAAATCCTTGGCCTCGGCTATCCCGGAGGGCCTGCGGTGGAGCGGCTGGCGCGCGAAGGCGATGCGCAGGCTGTCCCCCTGCCCCGCCCGCTGAAGGGCAGCGCGGAACCGCATTTCAGCTTCGCCGGACTCAAAAGCGCGGTTTTGCGCGCGCATGAATCCGGCCAGTATTCCCCTGCCGATATCGCCGCGAGCTTTCAGCAAGCGGCGATCGATTGTGCGCTCGACCGGCTCACGCGCGCCCTCGACACGCTCGATCCCGCCCCTGCCCTCGTCGTGGCTGGAGGCGTTGCCGCCAATCAGGCGATGCGCGGCGCGTTGGAGACATTGGCGGCGGATCGCCGGATGCGGTTCGTGGCTCCCCCGCTGGCCCTTTGTACCGATAATGCGGCCATGATTGCGTGGGCCGGCTGCGAGCGCCTGCCGCTGGGTACCAGCGATCCGCTCGATTTTCGCGCGCGGCCGCGGTGGCCGCTCGATCCGGAGGCGAAGCCGGTGCGCGGCGCGGGGGTGAAGGCATGA
- the hemC gene encoding hydroxymethylbilane synthase, which translates to MSDKPILRLGTRRSPLAMAQAEETRSRLCAAHGWAEDAVELVPVVASGDKVQDRPLAEIGGKALWTKELDAWLAEGRIDAAVHSMKDVETIRPAEISIAAILPRADRRDALVGASDVSAIPQGATLGTSAPRRVAQMLHLRPDLKPVTFRGNVATRLSKLAAGEADVTLLARAGLDRLGETGVGHPLPLDTFLPAVAQGAIGIECRTGDDRAKTLLRAIDDASSHAEVFAERALLAGLGGTCHSPIAVLAQFRDGAIEMRAAIFSTDGAERIAAEARFDADDGRTPGDLARRMLADAPTLVRNLFDGAR; encoded by the coding sequence ATGTCCGATAAGCCCATCCTTCGTCTCGGAACCCGCCGCTCGCCACTCGCCATGGCGCAGGCGGAGGAAACCCGATCGCGCCTGTGCGCCGCCCATGGCTGGGCAGAGGACGCGGTCGAACTGGTCCCGGTCGTCGCGAGCGGGGACAAGGTGCAGGACCGCCCGCTGGCCGAGATTGGCGGCAAGGCGCTCTGGACCAAGGAACTCGACGCCTGGCTGGCGGAGGGGCGGATCGACGCCGCGGTCCATTCCATGAAGGATGTGGAGACGATCCGACCCGCGGAAATTTCGATCGCCGCCATCCTGCCGCGCGCCGACCGCCGCGATGCGCTGGTCGGGGCGAGCGATGTCTCGGCCATCCCGCAAGGTGCGACGCTGGGCACCAGTGCGCCGCGCCGCGTCGCGCAGATGCTGCACCTGCGGCCCGATCTCAAGCCGGTGACATTCCGCGGAAACGTGGCCACGCGGCTGTCGAAGCTCGCGGCGGGGGAGGCCGATGTCACGCTGCTCGCCCGTGCCGGGCTCGACCGGCTGGGCGAAACGGGCGTGGGCCATCCACTGCCGCTCGACACGTTCCTGCCCGCGGTCGCGCAAGGGGCGATCGGGATTGAGTGTCGCACCGGTGACGACCGGGCGAAGACCTTGCTGCGTGCGATCGACGACGCATCGAGCCATGCCGAAGTTTTCGCGGAGCGCGCGCTGCTCGCCGGGCTGGGTGGGACATGCCACAGCCCGATCGCCGTGCTCGCGCAGTTCCGTGATGGGGCGATCGAGATGCGTGCGGCGATATTCAGCACGGACGGCGCGGAACGGATCGCGGCCGAGGCACGCTTCGATGCGGATGACGGGCGTACGCCGGGGGACCTCGCGCGCCGGATGCTCGCCGATGCGCCCACGCTGGTGCGCAACCTGTTCGACGGCGCTCGTTGA
- a CDS encoding type II toxin-antitoxin system HicA family toxin yields MTRPDKLYAKLLANPRGAISFRDFEKLLTAFGFENARTVGSHRQYVHPKLSRPFPVQPSGKDAKRYQVREFLELVEEHGLYVEP; encoded by the coding sequence ATGACCCGCCCGGACAAGCTCTACGCCAAATTGCTGGCCAATCCTCGCGGCGCGATCAGCTTCCGCGACTTCGAGAAGCTTCTCACCGCCTTCGGCTTCGAGAACGCCCGCACGGTCGGCAGCCATCGGCAATATGTGCATCCAAAGCTCTCTCGCCCCTTCCCCGTCCAGCCAAGCGGCAAGGATGCGAAACGCTATCAGGTCCGCGAATTTCTTGAACTGGTCGAGGAACACGGCCTATATGTCGAGCCGTGA
- the uvrB gene encoding excinuclease ABC subunit UvrB produces MAELVIRRGLEEPDTSGSFTPHKPNRPEKSMPGKRFELVSDYEPAGDQPTAIAELVGAARDGEQTQCLLGVTGSGKTFTMAKVIEELQRPALILAPNKILAAQLYGEFRSFFPNNAVEYFVSYYDYYQPEAYVPRSDTYIEKESSVNEAIDRMRHSATRALLERDDVLIVASVSCLYGIGSVETYSAMIFDIKQGESVDQRELIRKLVALQYKRNDAAFARGNFRVRGDNLEIFPSHYEDTAWRISFFGDEIEEIAEFDPLTGKPGTRLDKVRVYANSHYVTPGPTMKQAAQAIKFELEERLKELHAEGMLLEAQRLEQRTNFDLEMIAATGSCNGIENYSRFLTGRLPGEPPPTLFEYLPENALLFVDESHQTVPQIGAMARGDHRRKLTLAEYGFRLPSCIDNRPLRFNEWDAMRPQTFCVSATPGSWEMEQTGGVFAEQVIRPTGLIDPPVDIRPVEDQVQDCINECKETAKKGYRTLVTTFTKRMAEDLTEFMHEAGVKVRYMHSDVETLERIELIRDLRLGVYDVLVGINLLREGLDIPECGLVCILDADKEGFLRSETSLIQTIGRAARNVDGRVILYADRITGSMERAMAETERRREKQRAYNEEHGITPTTIRRAIADIVAHANKGEDGAAEEEPQNLVGHNLRAYIEDLEKKMRDAAANLEFEEAGRLRDEIRQLENDELGLPEGEQKAPRVGRSNEGKPGTRKLRYGRTQKKWGK; encoded by the coding sequence ATGGCCGAACTCGTTATCCGTCGCGGGCTGGAAGAGCCCGATACCTCCGGCAGCTTCACCCCGCACAAGCCGAACCGGCCCGAGAAGTCGATGCCGGGCAAGAGGTTCGAACTGGTGTCGGACTACGAGCCCGCAGGCGACCAGCCGACCGCGATCGCCGAACTGGTCGGGGCCGCGCGGGATGGCGAACAGACGCAGTGCCTGCTCGGGGTCACCGGGTCGGGCAAGACCTTCACCATGGCCAAGGTGATCGAGGAATTGCAGCGGCCGGCGCTGATCCTGGCGCCCAACAAGATCCTCGCCGCGCAGCTCTACGGCGAATTCCGCAGCTTCTTCCCCAACAACGCGGTCGAGTATTTCGTCAGCTATTACGACTATTACCAGCCCGAGGCCTATGTGCCGCGCAGCGACACCTACATCGAGAAGGAAAGCTCGGTGAACGAGGCGATCGACCGGATGCGCCACTCTGCCACGCGCGCGCTGCTGGAGCGCGACGACGTGCTGATCGTGGCTTCGGTATCCTGCCTCTACGGTATCGGCTCGGTCGAGACGTACTCGGCTATGATCTTCGACATCAAGCAGGGCGAGAGCGTCGACCAGCGCGAGCTGATCCGCAAGCTGGTGGCGCTGCAATACAAGCGCAACGACGCGGCCTTCGCGCGCGGCAATTTCCGCGTGCGCGGCGACAATCTGGAAATCTTCCCCAGCCACTACGAAGACACCGCGTGGCGGATCAGCTTCTTCGGCGACGAGATCGAGGAGATCGCGGAATTCGATCCGCTGACCGGCAAGCCCGGCACCCGGCTCGACAAGGTGCGCGTCTATGCGAATTCGCACTACGTCACCCCCGGCCCGACGATGAAACAGGCCGCCCAGGCGATCAAGTTCGAGCTGGAGGAGCGGCTCAAGGAGCTGCACGCGGAAGGCATGCTGCTGGAGGCGCAGCGGCTGGAACAGCGGACCAATTTCGACCTCGAGATGATCGCCGCGACTGGCAGCTGCAACGGGATCGAGAACTACAGCCGCTTCCTCACCGGCCGCCTGCCAGGCGAACCGCCGCCGACGCTGTTCGAATACCTGCCCGAAAACGCGCTGCTGTTCGTGGACGAAAGCCACCAAACGGTGCCGCAGATCGGCGCGATGGCGCGCGGCGACCATCGGCGCAAGCTGACGCTGGCCGAATACGGTTTCCGCCTGCCGAGCTGCATCGACAACCGTCCGTTGCGCTTCAACGAATGGGACGCGATGCGCCCGCAGACCTTTTGTGTCAGCGCGACGCCGGGCAGCTGGGAGATGGAGCAGACCGGCGGCGTCTTCGCCGAGCAGGTCATCCGCCCCACCGGCCTCATCGACCCTCCGGTCGATATCCGTCCGGTCGAGGACCAGGTTCAGGATTGCATCAACGAGTGCAAGGAGACCGCCAAGAAGGGCTATCGCACGCTGGTCACGACATTCACCAAGCGCATGGCCGAAGACCTCACTGAATTCATGCACGAGGCCGGGGTAAAGGTGCGCTACATGCACTCCGACGTCGAAACCCTCGAACGTATCGAGCTGATCCGCGACCTGCGGCTGGGCGTGTACGATGTGCTGGTCGGCATCAATCTACTACGCGAGGGGCTCGACATTCCCGAATGCGGGCTGGTGTGCATCCTCGACGCGGACAAGGAAGGCTTCCTGCGGTCGGAGACTTCGCTAATCCAGACCATCGGCCGTGCCGCGCGTAACGTGGATGGCCGTGTGATCCTCTACGCCGACCGCATCACCGGCAGCATGGAACGCGCGATGGCGGAGACCGAGCGCCGCCGCGAGAAACAGCGCGCGTATAACGAGGAACACGGGATCACCCCGACCACCATCCGCCGCGCCATCGCCGATATCGTCGCCCATGCGAACAAGGGCGAGGACGGCGCGGCCGAGGAGGAACCGCAGAACCTCGTCGGCCACAACCTGCGCGCCTATATCGAGGACCTCGAAAAGAAGATGCGCGACGCCGCCGCCAACCTCGAATTCGAGGAAGCCGGTCGCCTGCGTGACGAAATCCGCCAGCTCGAGAATGACGAGCTTGGCTTGCCCGAGGGCGAACAGAAAGCGCCGCGCGTGGGCCGGAGCAACGAGGGCAAGCCGGGGACGCGGAAGCTGCGGTACGGGCGGACGCAGAAGAAGTGGGGGAAGTGA
- a CDS encoding FAD-dependent monooxygenase produces MDDKRDLLILGGGLVGMTLALTAASRGFTSHVVDRADPADLTAEGFDGRASAISTASWNLFRHIGMTEALEPHGCPIDTIAVSDQLRPGRIDFRPEPHEGSLGRMFANRQLRLSLFEAARGEKRIAWHSSAEVVERTRDEFGASVRLADGTRLGASLMIAADGRGSPTREQAGIPVAKWQYDHSAIIAGLLHEKPHGNVAWEIFYPAGPFALLPLLDDQQGRHRSALVWTVSQRDGAGVVKLGDRAFLAEVEKRMGGLFGALAVSGPRASFPLGFHHTAKITAQRLALVGDSGHGIHPIAGQGLNLGLRDVGALVQVLEDGRRLGLDPGDTQLLARYETWRGLDAFSVALATDGLTRLFGVPGRTASAIRRLGMGAVQRLPVLKDWFMDEARGVSGDRPAMLEA; encoded by the coding sequence ATGGACGACAAGCGCGACCTCCTGATCCTCGGCGGCGGCCTGGTGGGCATGACGCTGGCCCTCACCGCGGCAAGCCGTGGCTTCACCAGCCATGTCGTGGATCGCGCCGATCCCGCCGATCTGACGGCGGAAGGGTTCGACGGACGCGCTTCGGCAATTTCGACCGCCAGCTGGAATCTGTTCCGCCATATCGGGATGACCGAAGCGTTGGAGCCGCATGGCTGCCCGATCGACACCATCGCGGTGTCCGATCAGCTGCGGCCCGGCCGCATCGATTTCCGCCCCGAACCGCACGAGGGTTCGCTGGGCCGAATGTTCGCCAACCGGCAGTTGCGCCTCTCTCTGTTCGAAGCCGCGCGTGGGGAAAAGCGCATTGCGTGGCATTCCAGCGCGGAGGTGGTCGAACGCACCCGCGACGAGTTCGGAGCCTCGGTGCGCCTCGCCGACGGAACACGGCTCGGTGCCAGCCTGATGATAGCGGCCGACGGTCGCGGTTCGCCCACCCGCGAGCAAGCCGGGATTCCGGTCGCCAAGTGGCAATACGATCATAGCGCGATTATCGCCGGCCTGCTCCACGAGAAGCCGCACGGCAACGTGGCGTGGGAAATCTTTTACCCCGCCGGGCCCTTCGCGCTGCTGCCCCTGCTCGACGATCAACAGGGTCGTCATCGCAGCGCGCTGGTCTGGACCGTGTCGCAGCGCGATGGCGCGGGGGTCGTGAAACTGGGCGACCGCGCCTTCCTGGCCGAGGTGGAAAAGCGCATGGGCGGCCTGTTCGGGGCGCTCGCCGTATCCGGGCCCCGCGCTTCTTTCCCGCTCGGCTTTCATCACACCGCGAAGATCACGGCGCAGCGGCTCGCGCTGGTGGGCGATAGCGGGCACGGCATCCACCCGATCGCCGGGCAGGGGCTCAATCTGGGCCTGCGCGACGTCGGTGCGTTGGTACAGGTGCTGGAGGACGGGCGGCGGCTGGGACTCGATCCCGGCGATACGCAATTGCTCGCCCGCTACGAGACCTGGCGCGGGCTCGACGCCTTTTCCGTTGCCCTCGCCACGGACGGCCTCACGCGGCTGTTCGGCGTCCCGGGGCGTACCGCTTCGGCCATCCGTCGTCTCGGCATGGGCGCGGTCCAGCGCCTGCCTGTGCTGAAGGACTGGTTCATGGACGAAGCGCGCGGTGTCTCCGGCGATCGTCCCGCCATGCTGGAGGCCTGA
- a CDS encoding alpha/beta fold hydrolase produces MASLAPPIGWTASAQTVRRRVSLALEKEARKARRPSLRLLVAELSYVAEPVLQRVRDLADPYVLPKTHEPQTVMLVPGFLSHPVRMRRMAHKLEQAGHKVKRWGQGMNTGVSEDRLRLAEQRLVDLHRRYGRKVWLVGWSLGGLYAREIAKLQPDLVAGVITMGSPFSGDLRANNAWRVYQLVAGHRVDQVPVEARLAEKPPVPTIALWSPRDGVIDPRCAAGRPGERDRAVALRCSHMDFAFSRTAIRAVARELDRS; encoded by the coding sequence ATGGCATCGCTCGCTCCTCCGATCGGCTGGACCGCGTCCGCGCAGACGGTGCGCCGACGCGTGTCGCTGGCGCTGGAGAAGGAGGCGCGCAAGGCGCGCCGCCCCTCGCTACGGTTGCTGGTGGCGGAGCTGTCTTATGTCGCCGAACCCGTGTTGCAGCGCGTGCGCGATTTGGCCGATCCCTACGTCCTGCCGAAAACGCACGAACCGCAGACGGTGATGCTGGTGCCCGGCTTCCTCTCGCACCCGGTCCGCATGCGGCGCATGGCGCATAAACTGGAGCAGGCGGGGCACAAGGTGAAGCGCTGGGGGCAGGGCATGAATACCGGCGTTTCGGAAGACCGCCTGCGCCTGGCCGAACAGCGCCTGGTCGATCTCCATCGTCGCTACGGCCGCAAGGTGTGGCTCGTTGGCTGGAGCCTGGGCGGGCTGTACGCGCGCGAGATCGCCAAGTTGCAGCCAGACCTCGTAGCGGGGGTCATCACCATGGGCAGTCCGTTCTCTGGCGATCTGCGCGCGAACAACGCCTGGCGGGTCTATCAGCTGGTCGCCGGGCACCGCGTCGATCAGGTCCCGGTAGAGGCGCGACTGGCCGAGAAGCCCCCGGTCCCCACAATCGCTTTGTGGAGCCCGCGCGACGGGGTGATCGACCCGCGCTGCGCCGCGGGGCGGCCCGGCGAACGCGACCGAGCGGTCGCCTTGCGCTGCTCGCATATGGATTTCGCATTCTCGCGTACCGCCATTCGCGCGGTGGCCCGGGAACTCGATCGCTCCTGA
- a CDS encoding NAD(P)H-dependent glycerol-3-phosphate dehydrogenase — translation MNGAAEIAVVGAGAWGTALAQMLAADGAPVLIWAREEEVVADINAYHHNDRFLPESPLSPSISATTDLGELTACEIVLAVTPAQHLGAVLKGLEHTPRDLVLCSKGIEQGTGHLMNHVARAACPDSNVAVLSGPTFAHEVAAGLPTAVTLACSGGEEQWERLAPAIGRPQFRPYYSDDVTGAEIGGAVKNVLAIACGVVDGMALGQNARASLIARGYAEMLRFGEAMGARAETLAGLCGLGDLVLTCSSTSSRNYSLGKALGEGQSADTLMADRRTVAEGAFTAPVLVEIASRHAISMPIVDAVHSLLNGSPPAGVVERLLARPLRSERHPGAQD, via the coding sequence ATGAACGGTGCGGCGGAAATCGCGGTGGTCGGGGCCGGTGCGTGGGGCACGGCGCTGGCGCAGATGCTGGCGGCGGACGGCGCGCCGGTCCTCATCTGGGCGCGCGAGGAAGAGGTCGTCGCCGACATCAACGCCTATCACCACAATGATCGGTTCCTGCCCGAATCGCCCCTCTCGCCGAGCATTTCCGCGACCACGGACCTTGGTGAACTTACCGCGTGCGAGATCGTGCTGGCGGTCACGCCCGCGCAGCATCTGGGCGCGGTTCTGAAGGGGCTGGAGCACACGCCCCGCGATCTGGTGCTTTGTTCCAAGGGGATCGAGCAGGGCACCGGGCATCTGATGAACCACGTCGCGCGTGCGGCCTGCCCCGATTCGAACGTCGCCGTGCTGTCCGGACCGACCTTTGCGCACGAGGTCGCAGCGGGATTGCCCACCGCCGTCACCCTCGCCTGTTCGGGTGGGGAGGAACAGTGGGAGCGCCTTGCGCCCGCGATCGGCCGTCCCCAGTTCCGCCCCTATTACAGCGACGACGTCACCGGGGCGGAGATCGGCGGGGCGGTCAAGAACGTGCTCGCGATCGCATGCGGCGTGGTCGACGGCATGGCGCTGGGCCAGAACGCCCGCGCATCGCTGATCGCGCGCGGCTATGCCGAAATGCTGCGGTTCGGCGAGGCGATGGGTGCGCGGGCGGAAACTCTGGCGGGCCTGTGCGGCCTGGGCGATCTGGTGCTGACTTGCAGTTCGACATCCAGCCGCAACTATTCGCTCGGCAAAGCGCTGGGCGAAGGGCAATCGGCCGATACGCTGATGGCTGACCGGCGCACCGTTGCGGAAGGCGCTTTCACCGCGCCCGTGCTGGTGGAGATTGCCAGCCGCCATGCCATCTCCATGCCGATCGTCGACGCGGTCCACAGCCTGCTGAACGGATCGCCCCCTGCGGGCGTGGTAGAACGCCTGCTTGCACGGCCCCTGCGCTCCGAACGCCATCCCGGCGCGCAGGACTGA
- a CDS encoding type II toxin-antitoxin system HicB family antitoxin, with protein MNEPHYHINLFWSAEDECWIADVPDLKPCSAHGDTRREAISNVNDAIDGWLATARDRGFPIPQARYRPAIYAS; from the coding sequence GTGAACGAGCCCCACTATCATATCAACCTGTTCTGGTCCGCCGAAGACGAGTGCTGGATCGCGGACGTTCCCGATCTCAAGCCCTGCTCGGCGCACGGCGACACGCGCAGAGAAGCCATCTCGAATGTGAACGATGCGATCGATGGCTGGTTGGCTACAGCTCGTGATCGCGGATTTCCTATTCCGCAGGCTCGCTACCGCCCGGCTATCTACGCTAGTTAA